A window of the Eschrichtius robustus isolate mEscRob2 chromosome 5, mEscRob2.pri, whole genome shotgun sequence genome harbors these coding sequences:
- the KCNE4 gene encoding potassium voltage-gated channel subfamily E member 4, whose translation MLKMEPLNSTHASTVAPSGPLESRVPGSGSGNGNEYFYVLVVMSFYGIFLIGIMLGYVKSKRREKKSSLLLLYKDEERLWGQAMKPLPTASGLKAVQVPMTLNALQESVAPALSCTLCSVEGDSVSSESSSPDVHLTIQEEGADDELEETSETPLNESSEGSSENIHQNS comes from the coding sequence ATGCTGAAGATGGAACCTCTGAACAGCACGCATGCCAGCACCGTAGCCCCCAGCGGCCCCCTCGAGTCCCGTGTGCCGGGCAGTGGCAGCGGCAACGGCAACGAATACTTCTACGTTCTGGTGGTCATGTCCTTCTACGGCATTTTCTTGATTGGAATCATGCTGGGCTACGTGAAATCCAAGAGGCGGGAGAAGAAATCCAGCCTCCTGCTGCTGTACAAAGACGAAGAGAGGCTCTGGGGGCAGGCCATGAAGCCGCTGCCCACCGCGTCCGGCCTGAAGGCGGTGCAGGTGCCCATGACGCTGAACGCGCTGCAGGAGAGCGTGGCGCCCGCGCTGTCCTGCACGCTCTGCTCCGTGGAAGGAGACAGCGTGAGCTCCGAGTCGTCCTCGCCCGACGTGCACCTCACCATCCAGGAGGAGGGGGCGGACGACGAGCTGGAGGAGACTTCGGAGACGCCCCTCAACGAAAGCAGCGAAGGCTCCTCGGAGAACATCCACCAGAATTCCTAG